DNA sequence from the Entomomonas asaccharolytica genome:
TTTAGTAGCAGCTCTTGAGCAACTACAATTTAGAGTATTACCATCAGCAGCAAACTTTGTATTTGCACGTCATACTAAATTAGATGCAGAGTTATTAGCTACTAAATTGCGTAATAGAGGCATTATTGTTCGTTATTTTAATAAAGCACGTATTAATCAATTTTTACGTATCACTGTAGGTACTTTAGAGCAGAATCAACAGTTGATTGATGGAATCATTGAGATAATGCAAGAAACGGAATAAAAGTTATTATCTATAAGGGATAATCATTGATTATCCCTTTTTTATGATTTATTATTTCTGTAACTACAGAAATAAATAAAATTTGTGAGTTGATTATGATGAAGCTAACACCTCTTACTGAAAAATTTATTCTGCATTGGGGTGAAATGGGGCCCAGATGGGGAGTGAACCGTACTGTAGCTCAAATTCAGGCATTATTGTTCTTGTCTGATGAACCACTCAATGCAGAAGATATTTGTCAGATTCTTAATGTGGCACGCTCTAATGTAAGTAATAGTATTAAAGAATTACAATCAATGAAGTTAATTAAAGTAGTTCAAAAAATCGGTGATCGCCGTGACTACTTTGAATGTCAAAAGGATGTATGGGAATTAGTTAGAACTATTATAAAAGAGCGCAAGGAAAACGAATTTGATCCTACCATTGCTACCTTGAAAGGTTATATGGAAGAGGATGATTTTGCTCAAGAAACAAAATCCACACAAAAACGGATTAAAGATACTTTAGAGTTAATGCAGGTAATGGATAGTTGGGTAGATGAAATGCTAAAGCTTTCCCCTGAAACAGTATTAAAAATTATGAAATTAGGGGCTAAAGTACAGAAGCTAATTCGTGGCGATAACGAAAAAAGAATGAAGAAGTAACTATTAATAACTAACTATTTGATACTGCGCAATCATATTAAAAAAAGGGCTAAAAAAGAGATTTAGCCCTACTAGAGTGATTAAGCATCTTCAAGAATAAGTACAATTAACTCTTTTGGACCGTGTGCACCATAAGCTAATACTTGTTCAATATCCGCTGTTTTTGAGGGGCCAGAAATTAATAAAGCATTAGTTGGAGTATGTTCTACCCAGTTTAATTTTTGTTGTGCTTCATAGAAGTTATCTACAATTTTACTGGCTTCTAAAATAGCAAAATGGATAGGTGGAACGAGACTCATCAAACGAGGTTCTTCGCTATTCGGCCATACAATTAAACTACCTGTTGCCGCAATACCGCCCAAAGTGCTAGTAATACTTGATTCAATTTCAAAGAATAACTGAGTTTTCCATTTCTCTAGGAGTTGATCATAAAGTTTCAAAGTAGGCAGATCAGCATTTAGCTGCCAATAATCAGCTATTTGCTTACCCCATTCAGTGGTGGGTGCGTAGAGTAGATTATTGACTTTTTTTTGTTTGAGCAAATCAGCAAATAAAGTGACCCAGCTTGCTTTAGTGGTTTGATAAACTTCAGTACGTACCGATTCCATCATGGTTCGTAATTGTTTGATCTTACCCTGTGTATCACCATACGACCAAGGTTTGGTGACTAGCTCAACATTAAAATCGTCAGGACGAGGTGTAGTGCCTTCAAGACTGGTACGCAGTTTTTTCAGGATATTTTCACGTGCAGTCATTATTGCTCTCCTAAGTGCTTGCGTGCTAATTCATGTAATGTTTTGCTAGCTGGTTTAGCTTTGCTATGATTTTGTGACCAAGCTATTATATTAGGAGTTAATGCTCTAAAACGAGTAGCCAATAGGCTAAAGTTACGATACAACCTAGGTTTGGTATTAAGCATTTTCCAAACTTTCCACATTAAACGTTCTTTACGGGAGAAGCGTGCGCCTTGTCCTTTAACGGTGTGTGGTGTTTCTTCTGGAGGGCGAACATCTTCTTCACGAAGCCTACGTAATAATTCAGGAATAGGAATTTTCACTGGGCATACTTCACCACAAGCACCACAAAGGGTAGAGGCGATAGGTAGATCTTCTGTTTTATCTAACCCCATAAGGTGAGGAGAGATGATTATACCAATGGGGCCAGGATATACAGTGCCATAAGCTTGCCCACCAATGCGCGTATAAACAGGACAGTGGTTCATACAAGCACCGCAACGAATACAGTTAAGGGTTTGTCTTAATTGTGCATCTGCAAAAGCTTGGGTACGACCATTATCTAATAATACTAAGTGGACTTCTTCTGGACCATCTAATTCATCTGCTTTACGTGGACTAGAGATTAAGTTGACATAGGTTGTAATAGCTTGACCTAGTGCAGAACGGGTTAGGAGTGACAGTAATGGTACTGTATCGCGCAAGTTTTCTACCACTTTTTCAATACCCGTAATAGCAATATGGACAGGTGGTACTGTGGTAGACATGCGGCCATTGCCTTCGTTTTCTACTAACAACAATGAGCCTGTTTCTGCCACGGCAAAGTTTACCCCTGATATACCAATATCAGCTTCAAAGAATTTCTGACGCAGAATCTTACGACCTGTTTGAATTAATGTATCTACATCATCGGTGTATTGGGTATGTAATTTATTTTCAAATAAATGGCCTACCTGTTTAGCACTTTTATGAATAGCGGGCACAATAATATGAGAAGGGCGTTCATGGTCTAATTGGATAATATATTCACCCATATCAGATTCCAATGCTTCAATACCATGATGTTGTAGATAATGGTTCATGTTCAATTCTTCACTGACCATGGACTTACCTTTAATAAAATATTTTGCTTGGCGACGCTGAGCAATTTCTAAAATAATGTGGTTTGCTTGCTCAGTAGTCTCAGCCCAATGTACTTGTACACCGCGTTTAGTTAAGTTTGCTTCTAACTTTTCCAATAAATCTGGCAGTTTAGAAAGCGCTCTAGCACGAACGTGGTTTCCTAGTTCACGCAAGTTTTCACGTTCATATTCATTGCTCATAGAGGCTAAACGTTTAGTCATTAGTGAGTCCATCGCTGAACGCATATTATGACGTAGCTGTTGATTACCTAAAGCTTGGTGAGCATTTTCTTTAAAATGCTGGCTTAGCGCATCAAATACAGGAATACGATGTTGATCTTGATTACTCATCTCTAGTGCCTCCTGTACGTAGCCAAAGGAATGTGGCTAGATGTTGTCCCCTAAGGGCTTCATTTTGCTTTTCAAACGAACCATTAATATTCATTAAACAACCACAATCTGCACTCACTACTTCATTAGCCCCTGAGTCTTTAAGTGCTTTAGTTTTATCTAATACCATAGCGCCTGAAATATCAGTCATTTTTACTGAGAAAGTACCACCAAAACCACAGCATTCGCTTTCATGGTCATGATTAATACGTTCTACATTGTCTAATTGACTGAGTAATTCGCGAACATGTAAATGGGTATTCATTTCACGGCGTGCTGCACAAGAAGTGTGTAGCGCGATTTTAGTGTGTGGCCCTTGGTCTTTAAGTTGTACTTTACTGACATAGAGTAAAAACTCAGCAAATTCATAAATGCGTTCGCTTAAGGCAGTTACTTTTTTTAAGGTCTCAGGTTCATCTTTAAATAATTCTTTATAATGATGACGCATCATCCCAGCACATGAGCCAGAAGGAATAACCACAGGCCAATCATGTTCAAATAGCTTTAGTTGTGCACGGGCTACTTCTCTTGCTTCTTCAGTATAACCAGAAGAATAGGCGGGTTGACCGCAACAACCTTGATCCTGTGGATAATGTACTTTTATCCCTTCACGTTCAATAATTCGAATAGCATCTAAACCAGCATTAGGATACATAATATCAATGATACACGTACCAAATAAATAAATATCCGTCGGTTTTTCTGTAGGGTATTGACGGAGTTCGGGCAGAGGGGGAGCTACGCGCGTTGCATTGGGGGCAGCATCATAAAATAAACTACTCATCAGACTATCCTCTGGTTTTTACCAGTATTTATTGCTATTCCCTAGCTTATTATACTTTGTTGAATGGCTTAGCCGTACTAATTGTACTGTCTTCAGCCATTCGCCTCGTCTAAAAAGCTATGGAAACAGCTATCTTAAAATATATAAAATCTAATAGGGCAATCACGGTTGCCCTTTTTGTATTATTAATGGGTATAAATCATCCAAGGAAATACATACGATTGTAATAAGTTTATAAGCCCTACAATTACTGCAAAGAAGATACTGTGCTTCACAGTAAAGCGGAATAAATCAGATTCTTTACCTACTTGGTTAGTAGCAGCACACGCAACAGCAATAGATTGTGGGGAAATCATTTTACCAGTTACACCACCACTACTATTTGCGGCTACCATTAAGGTATCTGATAAGCCTAATTGGTGAGCAGTATTAGCTTGCAAAGAACCAAATAAAGCATTTGCAGAGGTATCAGAACCTGTTAGAAATACCCCTAGCCAACCTAAGAAGGGTGAAAAGAAGGGAAAGGCAATACCAGTGCTAGCCAGTACAAGAGCCATTGTCACAGACATACCAGAGTTATTAGTCACATAGGCAAAACCTAATACCATACCAATTGAAAATATAGACCATTTTAATTCTTTAATAGTTTCCCAAAATGTACAGAGTGCAGATTTAGGTTTAATTTTTAAAATGATGATAGAAATAATAGCGGCAATTAAGATAGCTGTACCAGTAGCGGCTACTACATCAAATACAAATAAGTTTTTGATATGGTTAATTCCTGAACCAGTAGGATCAGCTACAGCAATAGGTGCTGATTTGGTGATTTGGATACCATCAAATACAAATTGAGTACTAAATACGCTTAAAGCATCTTTGATCGTTTTTAAAGTCCATACACTCACCATGATAGTTAGTACAATAAAAGGCGACCATGCTAAAAGAATTTGTTTAAAATTATAGGGTAGAGGTTGTTTCTCTTTAGTGCCAGTGGCAATGCTTGCTGTTCCATCGCCATTAATGGCGAGTTCAGTACTTCCTTTTGGTTGCCAAACTTGTAATAAAGCGGTTAAGCAAAGCATACTTACTAGTGCTGAGGTAATACCTGCTAACTCATAACTAATATAGTGAGCAGTAATATATTGCACAATAGAGAAGCTAAAGCCTGTAACTAGCGTGGCTGGCAGGGTTTGTTTAACACCTTTGACACCATCCATAATAAACACAATCCACATTGGCACAAAGGCAGCCAAGAAACAGAGTTGACGACTTGTCATTGCACCTATATCGTGGGCATCAATACCACTTACAGAGCCAGCAACAGTAATTGGAATACCAAGGGCACCAAAAGCAACAGGAGCAGTATTTGCGATTAAACATAAGCCAGCAGCATAGATAGGATTAAACCCCAGACCAACTAGCAGTGCTGCTGTAATTGCAACAGGCGCACCAAAACCAGCAGCACCTTCTAAGAAGCCACCAAAACAGAAACCGATTAATAACACTTGTAGGCGTTTATCATCAGTAATATACACAATGGAGTCACGGATAATATCAAATTGACCACTCTTTACGGTAAGTTTGTATAAAAATACCGCTCCAATAATGATCCAAGCGATTGGCCATAACCCATAAAGAAATCCGTGAGCTGCTGAAAGTAAAGCCATTTTGGCTGGCATACCAAAAGCTACTATGGCAACAATAATCGATAGGATCAGTGTTATCGCACCTGCTATATGGCCTTTTAATCTTAAAACAGTTAAGGCTAAAAAGAAGAATATTACAGGGATGGTGGCTACAAAGGCTGATAAGTAAATATTTCCGAGAGGATTATATATGTGTTCCCATATTTGCATGAGCGGCTTGCCTCTTTATAGTGTTTATTATAAAGTTAGTTCTATTGTTATTTTGGTCAATTGGTAAGACCAATTTTAGTTTGACTATATTAGATTAAAGGTTTATTGACTAAATAGTCAACTATTCTTTGTAAGACTTTTGTAGAGTTTGAAGTAATAAGTTAGAATTATTCGGATAAGCAGGCTGATAGACAAGAAAGAGACATTAATGGCCCAACAATTGGTAAAAAATAGAAAAATATCTGATGATATTGTTGAACGTTTAGAGCAAATGATTTTAGAGGGTATATTTGCTACAGGTACACGTTTACCTGCTGAACGTAAGTTGGCTGAGCAATTTGGTGTTTCTAGGCCTTCTTTAAGGGAAGCTTTAAAAAAATTAGCTGCAAAAGGACTTATTACTAGCAAACAAGGTGGCGGTAATTACGTGGCAGAGAGTGTAGGCCAGTTATTTAAAGATCCTATTTTAAATTTATATGAAGAATATCCAGATGCACAACGGGATTTATTGGAATTTCGTCATACTTTGGAAGCGTCTAGCGCGTATTATGCGGCGCAACGTGCAACGGCCTTAGATTTACAGCGCTTAAAAAAGGCATTTGAAGCGATTGAAAAACGTTATTTAGATAAAAATAGTACGCAACAACAGGAAGCAGAGGCCGATGCTAATTTTCATTTAGTAATCGCTGAAACCAGTCATAATATGGTGCTGCTGCAAATTATGAGAATGCTTTGTGAACTAGTAAAGCAAAATATTATCACCAGTATTTTTGGTTTACATGCTTATAGCAAAGAGGCACGTGATAATTTGATGCAACAACATCGAGCATTGTATGAAGCAATAAAAAATGGTGAACCTGAGCAG
Encoded proteins:
- a CDS encoding GbsR/MarR family transcriptional regulator, with the protein product MMKLTPLTEKFILHWGEMGPRWGVNRTVAQIQALLFLSDEPLNAEDICQILNVARSNVSNSIKELQSMKLIKVVQKIGDRRDYFECQKDVWELVRTIIKERKENEFDPTIATLKGYMEEDDFAQETKSTQKRIKDTLELMQVMDSWVDEMLKLSPETVLKIMKLGAKVQKLIRGDNEKRMKK
- a CDS encoding LutC/YkgG family protein, whose product is MTARENILKKLRTSLEGTTPRPDDFNVELVTKPWSYGDTQGKIKQLRTMMESVRTEVYQTTKASWVTLFADLLKQKKVNNLLYAPTTEWGKQIADYWQLNADLPTLKLYDQLLEKWKTQLFFEIESSITSTLGGIAATGSLIVWPNSEEPRLMSLVPPIHFAILEASKIVDNFYEAQQKLNWVEHTPTNALLISGPSKTADIEQVLAYGAHGPKELIVLILEDA
- a CDS encoding LutB/LldF family L-lactate oxidation iron-sulfur protein encodes the protein MSNQDQHRIPVFDALSQHFKENAHQALGNQQLRHNMRSAMDSLMTKRLASMSNEYERENLRELGNHVRARALSKLPDLLEKLEANLTKRGVQVHWAETTEQANHIILEIAQRRQAKYFIKGKSMVSEELNMNHYLQHHGIEALESDMGEYIIQLDHERPSHIIVPAIHKSAKQVGHLFENKLHTQYTDDVDTLIQTGRKILRQKFFEADIGISGVNFAVAETGSLLLVENEGNGRMSTTVPPVHIAITGIEKVVENLRDTVPLLSLLTRSALGQAITTYVNLISSPRKADELDGPEEVHLVLLDNGRTQAFADAQLRQTLNCIRCGACMNHCPVYTRIGGQAYGTVYPGPIGIIISPHLMGLDKTEDLPIASTLCGACGEVCPVKIPIPELLRRLREEDVRPPEETPHTVKGQGARFSRKERLMWKVWKMLNTKPRLYRNFSLLATRFRALTPNIIAWSQNHSKAKPASKTLHELARKHLGEQ
- a CDS encoding (Fe-S)-binding protein — encoded protein: MSSLFYDAAPNATRVAPPLPELRQYPTEKPTDIYLFGTCIIDIMYPNAGLDAIRIIEREGIKVHYPQDQGCCGQPAYSSGYTEEAREVARAQLKLFEHDWPVVIPSGSCAGMMRHHYKELFKDEPETLKKVTALSERIYEFAEFLLYVSKVQLKDQGPHTKIALHTSCAARREMNTHLHVRELLSQLDNVERINHDHESECCGFGGTFSVKMTDISGAMVLDKTKALKDSGANEVVSADCGCLMNINGSFEKQNEALRGQHLATFLWLRTGGTRDE
- a CDS encoding lactate permease LctP family transporter, whose translation is MQIWEHIYNPLGNIYLSAFVATIPVIFFFLALTVLRLKGHIAGAITLILSIIVAIVAFGMPAKMALLSAAHGFLYGLWPIAWIIIGAVFLYKLTVKSGQFDIIRDSIVYITDDKRLQVLLIGFCFGGFLEGAAGFGAPVAITAALLVGLGFNPIYAAGLCLIANTAPVAFGALGIPITVAGSVSGIDAHDIGAMTSRQLCFLAAFVPMWIVFIMDGVKGVKQTLPATLVTGFSFSIVQYITAHYISYELAGITSALVSMLCLTALLQVWQPKGSTELAINGDGTASIATGTKEKQPLPYNFKQILLAWSPFIVLTIMVSVWTLKTIKDALSVFSTQFVFDGIQITKSAPIAVADPTGSGINHIKNLFVFDVVAATGTAILIAAIISIIILKIKPKSALCTFWETIKELKWSIFSIGMVLGFAYVTNNSGMSVTMALVLASTGIAFPFFSPFLGWLGVFLTGSDTSANALFGSLQANTAHQLGLSDTLMVAANSSGGVTGKMISPQSIAVACAATNQVGKESDLFRFTVKHSIFFAVIVGLINLLQSYVFPWMIYTH
- a CDS encoding GntR family transcriptional regulator, translating into MAQQLVKNRKISDDIVERLEQMILEGIFATGTRLPAERKLAEQFGVSRPSLREALKKLAAKGLITSKQGGGNYVAESVGQLFKDPILNLYEEYPDAQRDLLEFRHTLEASSAYYAAQRATALDLQRLKKAFEAIEKRYLDKNSTQQQEAEADANFHLVIAETSHNMVLLQIMRMLCELVKQNIITSIFGLHAYSKEARDNLMQQHRALYEAIKNGEPEQAKLAASMHIDYVRTIWDKMAQEQKRMAQSARRERLGEKE